Proteins encoded in a region of the Drosophila sechellia strain sech25 chromosome 2L, ASM438219v1, whole genome shotgun sequence genome:
- the LOC6611507 gene encoding elongation factor G, mitochondrial, which yields MSLITRLLTGNNTLRLRALESLGKAGYSSHAKFSEHKPIERIRNIGISAHIDSGKTTLTERILFYTGRIAEMHEVRGKDNVGATMDSMELERQRGITIQSAATYTLWKDTNINIIDTPGHVDFTVEVERALRVLDGAVLVLCAVGGVQSQTLTVNRQMKRYNVPCLAFINKLDRLGSNPYRVLSQMRSKMNHNAAFIQLPIGVESNCKGIVDLVREKAIYFEGEHGMDIRLDEIPQDMRVESLERRQELIEHLSNADETLGELFLEEKPFTEDDIKAALRRTCINRTFTPVLVGTALKNKGVQPLLDAVLDYLPNPGEVENLGFIEKEGQDPEKVVLNPARDGKDPFVGLAFKLEAGRFGQLTYLRCYQGVLRKGDNIFNARTNKKVRIARLVRLHSNQMEDVNEVYAGDIFALFGVDCASGDTFTTNPKNNLSMESIFVPEPVVSMAIKPNNTKDRDNFSKAIARFTKEDPTFHFFFDNDVKETLVSGMGELHLEIYAQRMEREYGCPVTLGKPKVAFRETLVGPCEFDYLHKKQSGGSGQYARIIGVMEPLPPNQNTLLEFVDETVGTNVPKQFVPGVEKGYREMAEKGMLSGHKLSGIRFRLQDGGHHIVDSSELAFMLAAHGAIKEVFQNGSWQILEPIMLVEVTAPEEFQGAVMGHLSKRHGIITGTEGTEGWFTVYAEVPLNDMFGYAGELRSSTQGKGEFTMEYSRYSPCLPDVQDQIVRQYQESQGLAQPDKKKKKN from the exons ATGTCGCTTATTACACGTTTGCTGACCGGGAACAACACCCTGCGCCTCCGGGCATTGGAATCACTGGGAAAG GCCGGCTACAGTTCGCATGCAAAGTTCTCGGAGCACAAGCCCATCGAGAGGATCCGGAACATTGGAATCTCGGCGCATATAGACAGTGGAAAGACGACCTTGACGGAGAGGATTCTGTTCTACACCGGCAGGATTGCGGAGATGCACGAGGTGCGAGGAAAGGATAACGTGGGTGCCACCATGGACAGCATGGAGCTGGAGAGGCAGCGGGGCATTACCATCCAATCGGCAGCCACCTACACCCTGTGGAAGGACACCAATATCAATATTATCGATACACCCGGACATGTGGACTTCACCGTGGAGGTGGAGCGCGCACTCCGAGTTCTGGATGGTGCCGTTTTGGTTTTGTGCGCAGTGGGCGGAGTACAGAGTCAGACCCTAACGGTTAACCGGCAGATGAAGCGCTACAATGTGCCCTGCCTGGCCTTTATCAACAAACTAGATCGCTTGGGGTCGAATCCCTACAGAGTTCTATCCCAGATGAGGTCCAAAATGAACCACAACGCTGCTTTCATTCAGCTGCCTATTGGAGTGGAGAGCAATTGCAAGGGCATCGTGGATTTGGTGCGAGAAAAAGCAATATACTTTGAGGGCGAGCACGGAATGGACATCAGGCTGGACGAAATACCGCAGGATATGAGGGTGGAGAGCCTGGAGAGAAGGCAGGAGCTTATCGAACACTTGTCCAATGCAGACGAAACGCTTGGAGAACTTTTCCTGGAAGAGAAGCCCTTCACAGAAGACGATATCAAGGCGGCCTTAAGGAGAACCTGCATCAATAGAACCTTCACACCTGTATTGGTGGGCACAGCACTGAAGAACAAAGGTGTCCAGCCATTGCTAGATGCAGTACTTGACTACCTGCCCAATCCTGGAGAGGTGGAGAACCTGGGCTTCATCGAGAAGGAAGGACAAGACCCAGAAAAAGTAGTTTTAAATCCCGCCCGCGATGGCAAGGATCCCTTTGTTGGCTTGGCGTTCAAGCTGGAAGCTGGTCGCTTTGGCCAACTAACCTACCTCCGATGCTACCAAGGTGTCCTACGGAAGGGTGACAACATCTTCAATGCCCGCACCAACAAGAAAGTAAGAATTGCTCGCTTGGTTCGACTGCACTCAAATCAAATGGAGGATGTAAACGAGGTTTATGCCGGTGATATATTCGCACTGTTCGGAGTTGATTGCGCCTCTGGAGACACGTTCACAACCAATCCAAAGAACAATCTGTCTATGGAATCCATCTTTGTACCCGAGCCCGTGGTCTCAATGGCCATTAAGCCAAATAATACCAAGGATAGGGATAATTTCTCAAAGGCTATTGCGAGATTCACCAAAGAGGATCCCACATTCCACTTCTTTTTCGACAACGATGTAAAGGAGACTCTTGTCTCGGGAATGGGTGAACTGCATTTGGAGATCTATGCCCAGAGAATGGAGAGGGAATACGGTTGCCCAGTGACGCTGGGAAAGCCAAAAGTAGCATTTAGGGAAACCTTGGTGGGGCCGTGTGAGTTTGATTACCTGCACAAGAAACAATCGGGAGGATCGGGTCAATATGCCAGGATTATTGGAGTCATGGAACCACTGCCGCCAAACCAAAACACCCTGCTGGAATTCGTGGACGAAACAGTGGGCACGAATGTACCAAAACAATTTGTTCCTGGAGTCGAAAAGG gcTACAGGGAGATGGCTGAGAAGGGAATGCTCTCCGGGCACAAGTTGTCCGGCATTCGATTCCGCCTGCAAGATGGTGGACACCACATCGTGGACTCCAGCGAACTGGCCTTCATGTTGGCTGCCCATGGTGCCATCAAAGAGGTCTTCCAGAACGGCAGCTGGCAAATCCTAGAGCCCATTATGCTGGTCGAGGTCACTGCACCAGAGGAATTCCAGGGTGCTGTAATGGGTCACTTGAGCAAACGGCATGGCATCATCACCGGAACTGAGGGCACCGAGGGTTGGTTCACTGTCTACGCGGAGGTCCCGCTGAACGACATGTTTGGCTATGCGGGAGAGCTGAG ATCGAGTACCCAGGGAAAGGGTGAATTCACCATGGAGTACTCCAGATACTCGCCTTGTCTCCCAGATGTTCAGGATCAGATCGTGCGCCAATACCAGGAGTCGCAGGGATTGGCCCAACCCGacaagaagaaaaagaagaactAG
- the LOC116803591 gene encoding uncharacterized protein LOC116803591, translated as MLQILIVLLGIVLQTADVASVHISICNQNGSPNVESRLNAFGDILNEKLGIIEQRVKQLEIQQNTFLETLNARLENKPIHKSKGQNEGAQSLDKRTKEWNLSPSYTEVVDRLEAYESTTDTKTFVTEKSVEDPVNFDWKTPNISLLKFINMYLARMKQLNQGSTTERTTESTTKSTTESTTESTIESVIESTTESTSTIESESTDATEEPPQFDGSSPYEFMIDYMLRELKDVEESDLPNSKSSLQEFVNKAIEDYKKWMKLGVN; from the exons ATGCTACAAATCCTTATTGTTTTACTCGGTATTGTTTTACAAACTGCCGATGTAGCAAGTGTACAC ATTTCTATTTGCAATCAAAATGGATCCCCTAATGTGGAGAGCCGACTGAACGCATTTGGTGACATTCTGAATGAAAAATTGGGAATCATTGAACAGCGAGTGAAGCAATTGGAAATTCAGCAAAACACATTTCTTGAAACTTTAAATGCGAGATTGGAAAATAAACCTATACATAAATcaaaaggtcaaaacgaaggTGCGCAGTCTTTGGATAAGAGAACGAAGGAATGGAATTTAAGCCCATCTTACACTGAGGTGGTGGATCGACTAGAAGCTTATGAAAGTACTACGGATACCAAAACTTTTGTAACCGAAAAGTCTGTCGAAGATCCTGTGAATTTTGATTGGAAAACGCCAAACATTTCTCTATTAAAGTTTATAAACATGTATTTGGCGAGAATGAAACAACTTAACCAGGGAAGTACTACTGAACGTACTACTGAAAGTACTACTAAAAGTACTACTGAAAGTACTACTGAAAGTACTATTGAAAGTGTTATTGAAAGTACTACTGAAAGTACCTCTACCATCGAATCGGAATCAACAGATGCAACCGAAGAACCACCGCAGTTTGATGGTAGCTCTCCATATGAATTTATGATAGATTACATGTTAAGGGAACTTAAAGACGTGGAGGAAAGTGATCTACCAAATAGCAAATCTTCTCTGCAGGAATTCGTTAATAAGGCAATAGAGGATTATAAAAAGTGGATGAAATTAGGAGTtaattaa